One Glycocaulis abyssi DNA window includes the following coding sequences:
- a CDS encoding DUF2141 domain-containing protein — translation MWTILAKAAVQLAAAIAAGGLFTIPLAASLGGFDCASARETATLTVRLTGFSSIEGELDVAVYADADSWLGRDPAARTRIPAGTQPAELVFEGLAPSIYAVFAWHDENSDGRLNSGPMRIPTERFGYSAGARGRFGPASFDAAAITLESGMHHIEYIRLAGASGR, via the coding sequence ATGTGGACCATTCTTGCCAAGGCCGCTGTCCAATTGGCCGCTGCCATCGCGGCAGGCGGCCTCTTCACCATTCCGCTGGCAGCCAGTCTTGGTGGATTTGATTGCGCCAGCGCGCGGGAAACCGCCACCCTCACCGTCAGGCTGACCGGGTTTTCCAGCATTGAGGGCGAGCTGGATGTGGCCGTCTATGCCGACGCGGACAGCTGGCTGGGACGCGATCCTGCCGCCCGCACCCGCATCCCGGCCGGTACCCAGCCTGCAGAGCTGGTGTTTGAGGGGCTTGCCCCGTCCATCTACGCCGTCTTCGCATGGCATGACGAGAACTCGGACGGACGGCTCAATTCCGGGCCCATGCGCATTCCCACAGAGCGGTTCGGATACAGCGCCGGTGCGCGCGGCCGCTTCGGCCCGGCCTCTTTTGACGCCGCGGCCATCACTCTGGAAAGCGGCATGCATCATATCGAATATATCCGTCTG